A part of Aegilops tauschii subsp. strangulata cultivar AL8/78 chromosome 2, Aet v6.0, whole genome shotgun sequence genomic DNA contains:
- the LOC109743166 gene encoding uncharacterized protein, giving the protein MALSLRAAASLASPPSGARPGRRPASVVRAAASPAALDKRNRRREQNVSGEFFVDHRCIDCATCRWMAPEVFKRVDGMSAVAAQPSSEEERTKALQALLSCPTASIHTDKPAKDILQVQNTFPLPIDDDLPGVYLCGYHSESSYGATSYLIVHPEGNIMVDSPRYTPRLVDKIEKLGGARYMFLTHIDDVADHRKWAERLKCERIIHSGDVVDITADVEWKLTGSGPWNIGSDFELIHTPGHTEGSVCLLYKPLKALFTGDHVAKSEYSDELNLFRMYSKQSVNLQLDSMRKLLDLDFEWYLPGHGYRIRYEDVQAKNAAIESLLANYKN; this is encoded by the exons ATGGCGCTCAGCCTTCGGGCCGCCGCGTCCCTCGCCTCTCCGCCGTCAGGCGCACGTCCCGGCCGACGCCCCGCCTCGGTGGTCCGCGCCGCCGCGTCCCCTGCGGCGCTCGACAAACGGAACCGGCGGCGAGAGCAGAACGTCTCCGGCGAGTTCTTCGTCG ACCACCGGTGCATCGACTGCGCCACCTGCCGGTGGATGGCGCCGGAGGTGTTCAAGAGGGTGGACGGCATGTCCGCCGTGGCGGCGCAGCCCAGCTCCGAGGAGGAGAGGACCAAGGCACTGCAG GCTTTGCTCTCTTGCCCAACAGCCTCGATCCACACCGACAAGCCCGCGAAGGACATTCTCCAAGTGCAGAACACGTTCCCGCTCCCCATCGACGACGATCTTCCT GGTGTTTACCTTTGCGGTTACCATTCCGAGTCCTCATATGGAGCAACATCTTATCTCATAGTTCACCCAGAAGGAAACATAATGGTTGACAG TCCAAGGTATACGCCGAGACTGGTGGACAAGATTGAGAAGCTCGGTGGAGCGCGCTACATGTTTTTGACCCACAT TGATGATGTAGCGGATCATCGGAAGTGGGCCGAGCGGTTGAAATGCGAGAGAATCATCCATTCAGGAGAT GTAGTGGACATTACTGCTGATGTCGAGTGGAAACTTACTGGAAGTGGTCCCTGGAACATTGGGAGTGATTTTGAACTTATCCATACTCCAGGCCATACCGAA GGCTCGGTCTGCTTGTTGTACAAACCGCTAAAGGCGCTATTCACTGGCGACCATGTCGCAAAATCAGAATATTCAGACGAACTGAATCTCTTTCGGATGTACAGCAAGCAATCAG TGAATTTGCAACTGGATAGTATGAGGAAGTTACTGGACCTAGATTTTGAGTGGTATTTACCTG GGCATGGCTATCGAATCCGGTATGAAGATGTACAGGCCAAAAATGCAGCTATTGAGTCTCTCCTAGCTAACTACAAAAACTAA
- the LOC109743165 gene encoding uncharacterized protein: MAAGPAAALKSFEERASDAEARLAKLEALLLNKDGASEASSSAMRNLESKLDAATKECLAEKEQNRKLTVENEKLQYRVSHLIRTIKEAESR; the protein is encoded by the exons atggcggcggggccggcggcaGCCCTGAAATCCTTCGAGGAGAGAGCTTCCGATGCCGAG GCACGGTTGGCAAAGCTGGAAGCCCTGCTGCTGAACAAAG ATGGCGCATCCGAGGCAAGTTCATCTGCCATGAGAAATCTTGAGTCAAAGCTTGACGCAGCCACCAAAGAATGTCTTGCTGAGAAGGAACAG AACCGGAAGCTGACCGTGGAGAACGAGAAGCTCCAGTATCGTGTCTCCCATCTCATCCGGACAATCAAAGAGGCGGAGTCAAGGTAG
- the LOC109743148 gene encoding uncharacterized protein → MNSFTAEAIHGPRLQELTSSQQSSAVQSSVNVISLKVADSDVGYPISVFGTVLARDDADYRCVYLFRRDRDDPQFIESPEDMLTLTGPNRGLVVPDTIFFEFNLKIKGDGTTGDRDFSKGVIEHYPVPLEKGPKAELLSSWLSTVELVLAPVPYSVAATVKISILNGPCDAPFSSKITAWTAGDTESHVILYDEHESRAMGGRRLIGDGGSIALSRDLVAVHVPSALYDDEYEEIALSVCFTSRDGDGECTCVTLQYPQEGEGLQSWFL, encoded by the exons ATGAATTCTTTTACAGCCGAGGCTATCCACGGGCCGCGCCTTCAGGAGCTCACCTCTTCTCAGCAGAGCTCGGCCGTGCAATCATCGGTCAACGTCATTTCCCTCAAGGTGGCCGACTCCGACGTGGGCTACCCGATCAGTGTCTTTGGCACCGTGCTCGCGAGGGACGACGCCGACTACAGATGCGTCTACTTGTTCCGCCGCGACAGGGATGATCCCCAGTTCATCGAGTCGCCG GAGGACATGCTGACTTTGACAGGCCCAAACCGAGGGCTCGTCGTGCCAGACACCATCTTCTTCGAGTTCAACCTGAAGATCAAGGGCGACGGAACCACCGGCGACAGAGATTTCAGCAAAGGTGTCATAGAACACTACCCTGTTCCCTTGGAGAAGGGACCCAAGGCTGAGCTGCTATCTAGCTGGCTGAGCACGGTAGAACTGGTACTAGCGCCCGTTCCATATTCGGTGGCAGCTACCGTCAAAATCAGTATTCTGAATGGACCCTGCGACGCCCCTTTCAGTAGCAAGATAACCGCCTGGACCGCCGGAGACACCGAGAGCCATGTCATTCTATATGATGAACACGAAAGCAGAGCGATGGGCGGCCGTAGATTGATCGGAGACGGCGGTTCAATCGCGTTAAGCCGTGATCTGGTGGCCGTCCATGTGCCTAGTGCCTTGTATGATGATGAGTATGAAGAAATCGCGCTCAGTGTTTGTTTTACTTCCCGTGATGGTGATGGTGAGTGCACCTGTGTCACTCTACAATACCCTCAGGAGGGAGAAGGTTTGCAATCATGGTTCCTATGA
- the LOC109743164 gene encoding cysteine proteinase inhibitor 8: MARAPVLLLLALLAAALAAATPAAALGGRGARVGGWGPIPDVRDAHIQELGGWAVEQHARLASDGLRFRRVTRGEQQVVSGMNYRLFVDAADGSGRSAPYLAEVYEQSWTKTRQLTSFKPAAN; encoded by the coding sequence ATGGCGCGGGCACCCGTCCTCCTCCTGCTCGCCCTCCTCGCCGCGGCCCTCGCCGCGGCCACcccggcggcggcgctgggcggccgcggcgcgcgggTCGGCGGGTGGGGCCCCATCCCGGACGTGAGGGACGCGCACATCCAGGAGCTGGGCGGGTGGGCGGTGGAGCAGCACGCGAGGCTGGCCAGCGACGGGCTGCGGTTCCGCCGTGTCACGCGCGGCGAGCAGCAGGTGGTCTCCGGCATGAACTACCGCCTCTTCGTCGACGCCGCCGACGGCTCCGGCAGGAGCGCGCCCTACCTCGCCGAGGTCTACGAGCAGTCCTGGACCAAGACCCGCCAGCTCACCTCCTTCAAGCCGGCGGCCAACTGA
- the LOC109743161 gene encoding L-type lectin-domain containing receptor kinase SIT2-like: protein MLSQSLLALGLLLLLSLSLDGEVALAAEDGEFAYQGFATANLTLDGLATVMPNGLLLLTDTESSNTGHAFHPAPLQFLLESSTTTTSSTTMARSFSTTFVFAISSRYDGLTSYGLAFVVAPTSNLSTANGGRYMGLLNATNGTASHRILAVELDTIMDVAFRDIDSNHVGIDVNSLVSRQAKPAGYYSNENGAFQDLRLNSRKPMQVWVDYDAQARRINVTLAPVQVPKPRNPLLSEVIDLSTVMVDEMYVGFSASSGTPGDNHHSVLGWSFSFDGPAPALDFFKLPALPRLGPKPRSKILDVVLPPATVSLVIAVLAAVFFFLWHRRRFAEVREDWEDEFGPHRFAYKDLFHATEGFSGRNLLGVGGFGRVYRGLLSAFNLEVAVKRVSHDSKQGLREFIAEVVSIGRLQHRNLARLLGYCRRKGELLLVYEYMENGSLDKYLHTQNKPALHWPERFRIIKGVASSLLYLHEEWEQIVIHRDIKASNVLLDSQMNGRLGDFGLARLYDHVTVSKTTHVVGTMGYLALELIRTGKATPLTDVFAFGVFILEVACGRRPINSSKDITELVLVDWVLEHHRNGSILDVVDPRLMGNFNTEEGTLLLKLGLLCSYPSANARPSMRKVMQYLNRDQSIPDLSAYMSYNRIAMMQNEGFDSYVMSYPSSNTNICVVSGESSVSILEEGR, encoded by the coding sequence ATGCTTTCTCAGTCTCTGCTCGCGCTTGGTTTGCTCCTCCTGCTGAGCCTGAGCCTCGACGGAGAGGTGGCTCTAGCGGCGGAAGACGGCGAGTTCGCCTACCAAGGATTCGCCACGGCGAACCTTACGCTGGATGGCCTCGCCACCGTCATGCCCAACGGCCTCCTGCTGCTCACCGACACGGAGTCCTCGAACACGGGCCATGCCTTCCACCCCGCGCCACTCCAGTTCCTCCTCGAAAGTTCCACCACGACGACGAGCAGCACCACCATGGCGCGGTCCTTCTCCACGACCTTCGTGTTTGCCATTTCGTCCAGGTACGATGGCCTGACCAGCTACGGGCTTGCGTTCGTGGTCGCTCCGACCTCGAACCTCTCGACTGCGAACGGCGGGCGGTACATGGGCCTCCTCAACGCGACAAACGGCACGGCGAGCCACCGCATCCTGGCGGTCGAGCTCGACACCATCATGGACGTCGCGTTCCGCGACATCGACAGCAACCACGTCGGCATCGACGTCAACAGCCTAGTCTCACGGCAGGCCAAGCCGGCTGGGTACTACAGCAACGAGAACGGCGCCTTCCAAGATCTGAGGTTGAACAGCCGCAAACCGATGCAGGTGTGGGTGGACTATGACGCCCAAGCCAGGCGAATCAATGTGACATTAGCACCTGTGCAGGTACCAAAGCCCAGGAATCCTCTACTCTCCGAGGTTATTGATCTCTCCACGGTCATGGTGGACGAAATGTACGTCGGCTTTTCTGCTTCTAGCGGTACTCCCGGTGACAATCACCACTCTGTCCTTGGATGGAGTTTCAGCTTCGACGGACCTGCCCCGGCGCTAGACTTCTTCAAGCTTCCCGCCCTGCCACGCCTAGGTCCCAAGCCTCGGTCCAAGATCTTGGACGTCGTGTTGCCACCGGCCACGGTATCGCTTGTCATTGCCGTGCTAGCTGCCGTGTTCTTCTTCTTGTGGCATCGGCGCCGATTTGCCGAGGTGAGAGAAGATTGGGAGGATGAGTTCGGCCCACACCGTTTCGCATACAAGGATTTATTTCATGCCACTGAGGGGTTTTCGGGTAGGAATTTACTTGGagtgggaggatttggaagagtgtACAGAGGATTGCTTTCTGCGTTCAACTTGGAGGTTGCGGTGAAGAGGGTGTCACATGATTCTAAACAAGGACTAAGGGAGTTCATTGCGGAGGTGGTGAGCATTGGCCGTCTCCAACACCGGAATCTCGCACGGTTACTAGGCTACTGCCGTCGGAAGGGTGAACTTCTCTTGGTTTATGAGTACATGGAAAATGGTAGTCTTGACAAGTACTTGCATACTCAAAATAAGCCAGCTCTACATTGGCCTGAGAGGTTTCGGATCATCAAAGGTGTCGCATCAAGCTTGTTGTATCTTCATGAGGAATGGGAGCAAATTGTCATCCATCGAGATATAAAGGCTAGCAATGTGCTCTTGGACAGTCAGATGAATGGACGGCTCGGTGATTTTGGTCTAGCAAGGTTATACGACCATGTCACAGTTTCTAAAACAACACATGTGGTGGGCACCATGGGGTACCTTGCACTGGAACTTATACGCACCGGGAAGGCAACACCCTTAACCGATGTGTTCGCATTTGGTGTGTTTATCCTTGAGGTCGCATGTGGGCGTAGGCCAATCAACAGTAGCAAGGATATCACAGAGTTAGTGTTGGTCGATTGGGTGCTTGAACATCACCGCAACGGCTCAATTCTCGACGTGGTCGATCCACGTCTTATGGGGAATTTCAACACAGAGGAAGGCACCCTGCTGCTCAAATTAGGTTTGTTATGCTCCTACCCATCGGCCAATGCAAGACCTAGCATGCGAAAGGTCATGCAATACCTGAACCGCGACCAGTCAATTCCTGACCTGTCCGCCTACATGAGTTACAACAGGATAGCAATGATGCAGAATGAAGGGTTCGATTCATACGTAATGTCGTACCCTTCATCGAATACGAATATTTGTGTTGTATCTGGTGAGTCTTCGGTGTCGATTCTTGAAGAGGGAAGGTGA